A portion of the Saccharospirillaceae bacterium genome contains these proteins:
- a CDS encoding DUF2007 domain-containing protein, translating into MKCVYNAADMLEAHVIVGMMQQHRISAFIEGEYLTGAIGDLSAQNYVRVMVNNDDYDKGRELVQQYDKANAVEPSALPEPIFRHWHWVALAIAGIVAAELMRFL; encoded by the coding sequence ATGAAGTGTGTCTACAATGCGGCCGATATGCTTGAGGCTCATGTGATCGTGGGCATGATGCAACAACACCGCATCAGTGCGTTTATCGAAGGTGAATATCTGACCGGTGCCATCGGCGACTTGTCGGCACAGAATTACGTGCGCGTGATGGTCAATAACGACGATTACGATAAGGGCCGGGAATTGGTTCAGCAATACGATAAAGCGAATGCAGTTGAGCCTTCGGCTTTGCCCGAACCCATCTTCCGCCATTGGCATTGGGTTGCGTTAGCTATAGCAGGGATTGTGGCTGCGGAATTGATGCGTTTTCTCTGA
- a CDS encoding class I SAM-dependent methyltransferase: MARQEFHNLAEQYLNPPGRYWGNLGLWSRSTDDPVNLLSDSADMLHGEPQQYADACCALATTLAQQSKLNAQSRVLDIGFGCGDQLLFWLQHYRIESLHGFNKSHSQTKLAQQRLRKQGYDCAANQCCYGDIAELSELQWRQLGSQCIDRVMALDCIYHFSHRQSFLQRSQQLLISGGCLGFTDLVLLKPFSAMTLKQRLLLRLMLAASRIPQHNLKTLEQQQQSLQSAGFQQIRYHDLSQNVMLGFANWLTAFKSRYQSRHGRFFWFKYQVTASFLTWAWEQRLLGYGVLVAYKTD; encoded by the coding sequence ATGGCGCGACAGGAATTTCATAACCTGGCTGAGCAGTATCTGAATCCGCCTGGCCGTTATTGGGGGAATCTGGGGTTGTGGTCGCGATCGACTGACGACCCGGTGAATTTGCTTTCGGACTCCGCTGATATGCTGCATGGGGAGCCACAACAATATGCCGATGCCTGTTGTGCGCTGGCAACAACCCTGGCGCAACAGTCAAAGTTAAATGCGCAATCCCGCGTGTTGGATATTGGTTTTGGTTGCGGCGATCAGCTGCTATTTTGGCTGCAGCACTACCGGATCGAATCGCTTCACGGTTTTAATAAATCCCACAGTCAGACAAAACTGGCGCAGCAGCGACTGCGAAAGCAGGGCTATGATTGCGCAGCAAACCAGTGTTGTTACGGTGATATTGCAGAACTCAGTGAATTGCAATGGCGACAATTAGGATCTCAGTGTATTGATCGGGTGATGGCGCTCGATTGCATCTACCATTTCTCTCACCGTCAGTCGTTTTTGCAACGCAGTCAGCAGTTATTAATATCGGGTGGATGCCTGGGGTTCACGGATCTGGTGTTGCTCAAACCGTTCTCAGCGATGACCCTAAAGCAGCGACTGTTGTTGCGTTTGATGTTGGCTGCTTCGCGTATTCCACAACACAATCTTAAGACGCTTGAGCAGCAACAACAGTCGTTGCAAAGTGCCGGGTTCCAACAGATTCGTTACCACGACTTATCCCAAAATGTGATGCTGGGCTTTGCCAACTGGCTGACGGCTTTTAAGTCGCGTTATCAGTCACGTCATGGCCGTTTTTTCTGGTTCAAATATCAGGTGACGGCCAGTTTTCTGACATGGGCCTGGGAGCAAAGGCTACTGGGTTACGGCGTTCTTGTTGCTTATAAAACGGATTAA
- a CDS encoding DinB family protein, which produces MPWSDHHRRAARYNRWINHSLYQACMALDDQQLNRNVGLFFGSINGCWNHLVITDLLWLKRMSNAYPILEELRHIEFPHKLDGHISDDIRQLWALRETIDDVLIRWCDLLRQNDATAVIEYRSTAGDDYAKTLDQVLQHLFNHQTHHRGQISAALSVLQVDFGSTDLLFAPLDDE; this is translated from the coding sequence ATGCCCTGGTCAGACCATCACCGTCGTGCCGCACGCTACAACCGCTGGATCAACCATTCGTTGTACCAGGCCTGTATGGCCCTGGATGATCAGCAGCTAAACCGGAATGTAGGATTGTTCTTCGGTTCTATCAATGGTTGCTGGAATCATCTGGTCATTACCGACTTATTGTGGCTAAAACGAATGAGCAATGCTTATCCAATTCTCGAAGAGCTCCGCCATATTGAGTTTCCGCACAAACTCGATGGTCACATCAGCGATGATATTCGACAACTGTGGGCATTGAGGGAAACCATTGATGATGTGTTGATACGCTGGTGTGATTTACTGCGCCAGAATGACGCCACTGCAGTGATTGAATACCGCTCCACAGCGGGCGACGATTACGCCAAAACACTCGATCAGGTGCTACAACACCTGTTTAATCACCAAACACACCATCGCGGCCAGATCAGCGCGGCGCTCAGTGTACTGCAGGTCGATTTTGGCTCAACCGACTTACTGTTTGCTCCCTTAGATGATGAATAG
- a CDS encoding FAD-dependent oxidoreductase, translating to MSAGAEKPRLAVIGSGIAGLSSAWLLKQKYQVTLLESHERVGMGVYTIDYDADGIRNRIDIPLRVFCEGYYPNLMALYRYIGVEVELGDHSGVFLDASGNEILHYGNIQFAGRHISYPKLRSLFRPKAWQLILQYKKFTRLAQRALRQSSDIRQQTLGQFLAQHQVSEDFTETVLLPVLSVTCTCDYQSLLNYPAEIILVYLTSGIWKFGITNARKGVDDIVPRLTDGIQVQTGKRVKTVRCAEQGIEVHSADGDVQVFDQVVIASQAQQAANMLQGFEQQKQLLNTVAFERSDMMIHTDSSFLPQQGTGFSAVSYCLPKQGQQRPQVSVDLTKAIDKYRQQSTIFQTWHPAFEPDDDKLLARIEFTRPVVTLESREAMQQLRQSQQNNPTGVWFCGSYLADKIPLLDAAVDSSVNIAQALGVDIPWHSA from the coding sequence ATGTCTGCTGGTGCAGAAAAACCCCGCTTGGCCGTTATAGGCAGCGGGATTGCCGGATTATCCAGCGCCTGGTTATTAAAACAGAAATATCAGGTGACCCTGCTGGAGAGTCATGAACGAGTGGGTATGGGGGTGTATACCATTGATTACGATGCAGATGGTATTCGTAACCGGATTGATATCCCGTTACGGGTGTTTTGCGAAGGCTATTACCCCAATCTGATGGCGTTGTACCGATATATCGGCGTAGAGGTTGAGTTGGGTGATCACTCGGGTGTATTCCTTGATGCCAGCGGCAATGAGATTCTGCATTACGGCAATATTCAGTTTGCCGGTCGACATATTTCTTATCCGAAGCTGCGTTCCTTGTTTCGTCCTAAAGCCTGGCAGTTAATTCTTCAATACAAAAAATTCACACGGTTGGCGCAGCGCGCGCTCAGGCAAAGCAGCGATATCAGGCAGCAGACGCTTGGGCAGTTTCTGGCACAGCATCAGGTGTCAGAGGATTTTACTGAAACCGTGTTGTTACCTGTGTTGTCGGTCACGTGCACTTGCGATTATCAGAGCTTGCTGAATTATCCGGCGGAGATCATTCTGGTTTACCTCACCAGTGGTATCTGGAAGTTTGGGATCACCAATGCCCGCAAGGGCGTCGACGATATTGTGCCGCGATTAACTGACGGTATTCAGGTGCAAACCGGGAAACGGGTAAAGACGGTTCGTTGTGCTGAACAAGGTATCGAAGTTCACAGCGCCGATGGCGATGTACAGGTGTTTGATCAGGTAGTGATTGCCTCTCAGGCTCAGCAAGCCGCGAACATGTTGCAAGGCTTTGAACAGCAAAAGCAGTTGCTGAATACGGTGGCTTTTGAGCGCTCAGATATGATGATTCATACCGACAGCAGCTTTTTGCCGCAGCAGGGCACAGGTTTTTCGGCGGTGAGTTATTGTTTGCCAAAACAGGGACAGCAGCGTCCGCAGGTGAGCGTCGATCTGACCAAAGCCATTGATAAATATCGCCAGCAAAGCACGATTTTTCAGACCTGGCATCCAGCCTTTGAACCGGATGACGATAAACTGTTGGCCCGGATTGAATTTACCCGGCCAGTGGTGACTTTGGAAAGTCGTGAAGCGATGCAGCAATTGCGACAATCGCAGCAGAACAACCCGACCGGAGTGTGGTTTTGTGGCTCGTATCTGGCGGATAAAATACCGCTGCTGGATGCGGCGGTCGATTCTTCGGTTAATATTGCCCAAGCGCTGGGAGTCGATATTCCCTGGCACTCGGCGTAA
- a CDS encoding pseudouridine synthase — MSLPVIYQDEHLIAINKPSGLLVHRSEIDRHETRFALQLVRNMLGHHVFPVHRLDKPTSGVLLFAKRSEIASIVVDQWRERAVEKRYLALTRGYLPESVHLDKAMSPPVDKYAKHETIKPPQEAITDFHRLAQIELPIAIDKYPQSRYSLVEAIPKTGRKHQIRRHLKHLAHPIIGDARYGKGKHSRYFRDHFEAPRLLLHAWQLTMEHPVTGAELVLTAELDNVFRRLVKRFDWQQQLPKPLRDFSGEVDPCMDDFFVERDEPTAVSDIPPPPPLAG; from the coding sequence ATGTCGTTACCGGTGATTTATCAGGACGAGCATCTGATCGCTATCAACAAACCCAGTGGGTTATTGGTTCATCGCAGTGAAATTGATCGCCATGAAACCCGGTTCGCACTGCAGTTGGTGCGCAATATGCTCGGTCACCATGTATTTCCGGTACATCGGCTGGATAAACCCACTTCCGGTGTATTGTTGTTTGCCAAGCGTTCAGAGATCGCCAGCATTGTTGTGGATCAGTGGCGAGAACGAGCGGTTGAGAAACGCTACCTGGCATTAACACGGGGCTATTTACCGGAATCGGTTCACCTCGATAAAGCGATGTCACCACCCGTCGATAAATACGCCAAACACGAAACCATAAAGCCACCGCAAGAAGCCATCACGGATTTCCACCGCCTGGCACAAATCGAATTACCGATTGCCATTGATAAGTATCCGCAGTCTCGCTACTCGCTGGTGGAGGCTATCCCGAAAACTGGCCGTAAGCATCAGATCCGTCGCCACCTGAAGCACCTGGCGCATCCGATTATTGGAGATGCCCGGTACGGCAAAGGTAAACACAGTCGCTATTTTCGCGATCACTTTGAAGCGCCACGACTATTACTTCATGCCTGGCAGCTGACCATGGAGCATCCGGTCACGGGTGCAGAACTGGTATTGACCGCCGAACTGGATAATGTATTTCGCCGCCTGGTGAAGCGTTTTGACTGGCAACAACAGCTACCGAAACCACTGCGGGATTTCAGTGGTGAAGTTGATCCTTGTATGGACGACTTTTTTGTCGAGCGCGACGAACCGACGGCAGTATCCGATATTCCACCGCCTCCGCCGCTGGCGGGATAG
- a CDS encoding DUF4124 domain-containing protein, with the protein MNYTVTLLLSFWLTAGVVEAQVYKWVDDNGKVHFGDQPPRNKPVAAEKVELKIAPRPTNEPLASEAERVRRQQQLLQTLSQERQQREEKRAKAKVAKERKAALCKRLAAKRDEMLRANAIYTTNENGEREYMDESKGTAYRKDLVALYKKECANGG; encoded by the coding sequence ATGAATTACACAGTTACCCTGCTGCTCAGTTTTTGGCTGACAGCAGGAGTTGTCGAGGCTCAGGTATACAAATGGGTTGACGATAATGGCAAAGTGCATTTTGGCGATCAGCCGCCTCGTAACAAACCTGTAGCGGCTGAGAAAGTAGAGTTAAAAATTGCACCTCGTCCTACGAACGAACCATTAGCAAGCGAAGCAGAGCGTGTCCGGCGCCAGCAACAACTGCTGCAAACACTGTCGCAAGAGCGTCAACAGCGTGAAGAAAAACGCGCTAAGGCCAAAGTTGCGAAAGAGCGAAAGGCGGCTTTGTGCAAACGTCTGGCTGCGAAACGCGATGAGATGTTGCGTGCTAATGCCATTTACACCACCAATGAGAACGGTGAGCGAGAATATATGGATGAATCCAAAGGTACCGCCTATCGCAAAGATCTGGTGGCACTGTACAAAAAGGAGTGTGCTAACGGTGGTTGA
- a CDS encoding thioesterase family protein — MNLFGRLLWVLLASWGTTKKPLQHVFSLQFRVWLHDLGWRDHLPNYRFYSFMELGRFNFWHGTRLAQSGRYQVRMIAAQDFTYLRPVSPLAKFRCDTQLISWDHKYFYFRHNFYVKGKLVGIGLVKEACLNKGRVINPALMIGNENGQHPVIDAWQTLQQRLKD; from the coding sequence ATGAATCTGTTTGGACGTCTGTTGTGGGTGCTGTTGGCTTCCTGGGGCACTACTAAGAAACCGCTGCAACATGTGTTTAGCCTGCAGTTTCGCGTCTGGCTGCACGATCTTGGCTGGCGTGATCATTTACCGAATTACCGTTTTTACAGCTTTATGGAACTCGGTCGTTTTAATTTCTGGCATGGCACGCGACTGGCGCAATCGGGTCGTTATCAGGTGCGTATGATCGCCGCCCAGGATTTTACCTATCTGCGCCCGGTTTCACCGCTGGCAAAATTCCGTTGCGATACGCAATTGATCAGTTGGGATCATAAGTACTTTTATTTCCGTCATAACTTCTATGTTAAGGGCAAGCTGGTGGGCATTGGCCTGGTAAAAGAAGCCTGTTTGAATAAAGGCAGGGTAATCAATCCGGCATTGATGATCGGCAATGAAAATGGACAACATCCGGTGATTGATGCCTGGCAAACATTGCAGCAACGGTTGAAGGATTAG
- a CDS encoding major royal jelly family protein has product MFARWLMFIVILLVIGFTGVRYTYFTGGQFPDLTSTPMLPSTELELVAELPSPPGNIAVAENGRIFFTFHPEAGPEFNVAEWRDGVARAFPGAQWQPGGEHEKALNEVLSLRLHNNELWLLDNGRHGLSRVRLLAFDINSGELLQEYRFPRNVFPLGSHANDFRISPDGRFFYITDASLIARTPALVVFDRQQQDSWRHLHDSHTVSAGDYQPVVQGRAMTLFNAFTVNPGVDGIALDQQGQWLYFAGISAENLYRVKTADLQDKQLPYATLESRVEVLGEKTMTDGMAIDASGNLYLSDLEHSAIVRRTPDGELQTLLRTVDLRWPDGFSLAADGYLYITCSALHQVLGVSRDEMQAQGPFQIYRFHLGRAEQIVAGHL; this is encoded by the coding sequence ATGTTTGCTCGTTGGTTGATGTTCATCGTTATATTACTGGTTATCGGATTTACCGGGGTACGTTATACCTATTTTACCGGCGGTCAGTTTCCTGATTTGACCTCAACACCCATGCTGCCCTCAACGGAATTGGAACTGGTGGCGGAGTTACCATCGCCTCCGGGAAACATCGCCGTCGCTGAAAATGGTCGTATCTTCTTTACCTTTCACCCGGAAGCCGGGCCTGAGTTTAATGTTGCAGAATGGCGTGATGGCGTTGCCCGTGCTTTTCCGGGGGCGCAATGGCAACCCGGCGGTGAACACGAAAAAGCACTGAATGAGGTGTTGTCACTGCGCCTCCATAATAATGAACTGTGGCTGCTTGATAACGGTCGTCATGGTCTCAGCCGTGTACGCCTTCTGGCTTTCGATATTAATTCTGGCGAGTTACTGCAGGAATATCGCTTTCCACGCAACGTTTTCCCATTAGGTTCCCACGCTAACGATTTTCGCATCAGCCCGGACGGACGTTTCTTTTATATCACCGATGCCAGCCTGATTGCCCGCACTCCGGCGCTGGTTGTGTTTGATCGCCAACAGCAGGACAGCTGGCGCCATCTGCATGACAGTCATACCGTTTCCGCAGGTGATTACCAGCCTGTGGTTCAGGGACGTGCTATGACGTTGTTTAACGCTTTTACCGTCAACCCTGGTGTGGATGGCATTGCATTGGATCAGCAGGGGCAGTGGTTGTACTTTGCTGGTATCAGTGCTGAAAACTTGTATCGGGTTAAAACGGCCGACCTGCAGGATAAGCAATTACCCTATGCCACGCTGGAGTCACGGGTTGAGGTATTGGGCGAAAAAACCATGACGGATGGCATGGCGATCGACGCCAGTGGTAACCTGTATTTATCCGATCTGGAGCATTCTGCCATTGTTCGGCGTACCCCAGATGGTGAGCTACAGACATTACTTCGGACAGTCGATTTGCGCTGGCCGGACGGTTTCAGCTTAGCGGCAGATGGTTATCTTTATATTACCTGCTCTGCATTACATCAGGTGCTTGGTGTGTCGCGGGATGAGATGCAAGCACAGGGACCGTTTCAGATATACCGTTTCCATCTGGGTCGTGCTGAACAGATTGTCGCGGGGCATCTATAA
- a CDS encoding DUF6502 family protein: MNQLQTPSRLLSVVRTILRPLVHLLLRYQVTFPVLMPILKQLYVDVAEHDFPIDGKKQTESRLSLLTGIHRKDVKRLRQQAAEHIEVPVSVSLGGQMVAYWLSTPGYQKKGKPQPLLRQSQTPGDISFETLVETVGRQDIRPRAVLDEWLRLGVVRVIERSDSDDHIELCNEAFIPRDGEDEKLFYFGRNLSDHIKTSSHNLMPNNNPWLERSVYYGSLSAEAVEELHQFYREQSMELLKKVNEKARELKQTSPGHCRMNAGVYYCQERNEENNED; encoded by the coding sequence ATGAATCAGCTGCAGACTCCTTCCCGTTTGTTATCCGTGGTTCGCACCATTTTGCGACCACTGGTCCATTTGTTACTCCGCTATCAGGTAACGTTTCCTGTGCTCATGCCAATTCTCAAGCAGCTATACGTGGATGTGGCAGAACATGACTTCCCTATCGACGGTAAAAAGCAGACAGAAAGCCGTCTGAGCCTTCTGACTGGCATTCACCGTAAAGATGTTAAACGCTTACGCCAGCAGGCTGCAGAGCATATTGAAGTGCCGGTCTCAGTCTCACTCGGAGGTCAGATGGTGGCCTATTGGCTCAGCACTCCGGGCTATCAGAAGAAAGGCAAACCTCAACCGCTATTACGCCAGTCACAAACACCGGGGGACATCAGTTTTGAAACTCTGGTAGAAACCGTTGGTCGTCAGGATATTCGCCCACGCGCGGTCTTGGATGAATGGCTGCGTCTCGGCGTTGTGCGGGTGATAGAGAGAAGCGACAGTGACGATCACATCGAGTTGTGCAATGAAGCATTCATTCCACGCGACGGCGAGGACGAAAAATTATTTTACTTCGGACGAAATTTGTCTGATCACATTAAAACCAGCAGCCACAATTTAATGCCCAACAACAATCCGTGGCTGGAACGCAGTGTATATTACGGCAGTTTATCGGCTGAAGCCGTCGAAGAATTGCATCAATTCTATCGCGAGCAGAGTATGGAACTGCTGAAAAAAGTGAATGAAAAAGCCCGCGAGTTAAAACAAACCTCGCCCGGTCACTGTCGAATGAATGCCGGCGTTTATTATTGCCAGGAGCGCAATGAGGAAAATAATGAAGATTAA
- a CDS encoding Dyp-type peroxidase, translating into MSNTESSQPFPAPQAGLFHESSVHAHYLEMTLRDGIATADIKRALALALLQDLDTHIALAFGSQCWDKLQGDWRPADLQSFTTLEAKREMPATQADLLFWIHGEDRGEIMAAVIHIGQCMASVADIQLDISGFKNRESRDLTGFVDGTANPKADKRILAAQIPVGQTGAGGSYVFTQQWRHNLQGFQQLSVGQQEAVIGRTKVENVELEGDEMPADSHVSRTDVKVNGVGMKIYRRSMPYYSSVEDRGLYFISFACELERISIQLQRMVGATDDGISDHVMEYSQPLTGSYWFMPAQADLMQLLKAQGADIS; encoded by the coding sequence ATGAGCAATACTGAATCCAGTCAGCCATTCCCGGCACCGCAAGCCGGACTGTTTCATGAGTCGAGCGTCCATGCACATTATCTGGAAATGACGCTACGAGACGGTATCGCCACTGCGGATATAAAGCGTGCTCTGGCGCTGGCGTTACTGCAGGATCTTGATACTCACATTGCGCTGGCGTTTGGCAGCCAGTGTTGGGATAAGTTACAAGGCGATTGGCGACCGGCGGACTTACAGTCTTTTACTACATTGGAGGCGAAACGCGAGATGCCTGCAACCCAGGCTGATCTGCTGTTCTGGATTCATGGCGAAGACCGCGGCGAAATCATGGCGGCGGTGATACATATTGGTCAGTGCATGGCGTCTGTGGCTGATATCCAATTGGACATCAGTGGTTTTAAAAATCGAGAGTCGCGCGATTTAACGGGCTTTGTCGACGGTACCGCCAATCCCAAAGCAGACAAACGTATTCTTGCGGCACAAATTCCGGTGGGCCAGACAGGAGCCGGGGGGTCGTATGTGTTCACTCAGCAATGGCGTCATAACTTGCAGGGTTTTCAACAATTAAGCGTCGGGCAGCAGGAAGCGGTGATTGGTCGGACTAAAGTCGAGAATGTTGAATTGGAAGGTGATGAGATGCCCGCCGATTCTCACGTCAGCCGGACCGATGTTAAGGTTAATGGTGTTGGTATGAAAATTTATCGTCGCAGTATGCCTTACTACAGCAGTGTGGAAGATCGCGGCCTGTATTTTATTTCATTCGCCTGTGAGCTGGAACGGATCAGTATTCAATTGCAGCGTATGGTTGGTGCGACCGATGATGGTATTTCTGATCATGTTATGGAGTATTCACAACCGCTGACCGGCAGTTACTGGTTTATGCCAGCTCAGGCAGATCTGATGCAATTGCTGAAAGCGCAGGGTGCAGATATCAGCTGA
- a CDS encoding SDR family NAD(P)-dependent oxidoreductase has product MKILIAGGSGGIGLATIHACLQRYPDAQIHASYRTTQPVLDHPRVQWHLLDIDINNGSDREQSLADLATKLGKIDILINTIGFLHSREKRPEKALKQFDADFFQQNINSNTLPSILLAKHFSAALKSDSKSVFVSLSARIGSISDNLTGGWLSYRCSKAALNMAMKTIAIEWQRTLPNCCVLLFHPGTTDTGFSKPFQKNLPAGQLHSADVTAHALLDLIDDSSATDSGRFASFDGHDIDW; this is encoded by the coding sequence ATGAAGATTTTAATAGCCGGAGGTTCCGGCGGTATTGGCTTAGCAACCATACATGCCTGCCTGCAACGTTACCCGGACGCACAGATTCACGCCAGCTACCGAACAACCCAGCCAGTATTGGATCATCCAAGGGTACAGTGGCATTTACTCGACATTGATATTAACAACGGTAGTGATAGAGAGCAGTCACTGGCTGACCTGGCGACAAAGTTAGGCAAAATAGATATCTTAATCAACACCATTGGTTTTTTACACAGTCGCGAAAAACGACCAGAGAAAGCCTTAAAACAATTTGATGCCGATTTCTTTCAGCAGAATATAAACAGCAACACCCTTCCCAGCATACTATTAGCAAAGCATTTTTCAGCCGCACTGAAATCTGACAGTAAAAGCGTCTTCGTTTCTTTATCGGCGCGGATCGGCAGCATTAGCGACAATCTTACCGGTGGCTGGTTAAGTTACCGCTGCAGCAAAGCCGCATTAAATATGGCCATGAAAACCATCGCTATTGAATGGCAACGCACTCTGCCGAACTGCTGTGTTTTATTATTTCATCCGGGAACCACCGACACCGGTTTCTCCAAACCGTTTCAGAAAAACCTGCCCGCAGGGCAATTGCATTCTGCAGACGTCACCGCCCATGCACTGCTGGATTTGATTGACGACTCTTCAGCCACGGACAGCGGGCGCTTCGCCAGTTTTGATGGTCATGATATCGATTGGTAG
- a CDS encoding DUF3080 domain-containing protein: MKLLLVLMSLTLAACSPSPDEIAQDYLERIARVTSENVPDIPEFLNTPPPLTQVKQQSYLIESGKVSLLDFLKLQSCELAQSLGYKNSQLGKLAPASQKMHLERDFMLLAPACIETLQSSNADLAQLLDQALQQKRQQALKIWWNAWFAEAEWQAYISGSRDLMELGGATPGHIRPGLVALDYALDQGANWQQQAYDYSDSDMEQQLQQLHLAESLSRWRNSLRVMTLSLYRVASMLEQSQQKKTLCSDGVEKKQAEYLRNVFNQFYVAQIQPYLGRIYNFGNELWPRLNAVKSLAKELNSEQTAHPLFLLWYESLKLEKQQFEQMNLRHVKAWQTLLEECGQSPGRNDAK, encoded by the coding sequence ATGAAATTGCTGTTAGTTCTTATGTCTCTGACGTTGGCTGCCTGTAGTCCTTCCCCGGATGAAATAGCCCAGGACTATCTTGAACGAATCGCGCGGGTGACTTCCGAAAATGTGCCGGATATCCCCGAATTTCTTAACACCCCACCGCCACTGACTCAGGTGAAGCAACAAAGTTACCTTATCGAATCCGGAAAGGTCTCGTTGTTGGATTTTCTGAAGCTGCAATCTTGCGAACTGGCGCAGTCTCTGGGTTACAAAAACAGTCAGTTAGGGAAGCTGGCACCCGCCAGTCAGAAAATGCATCTGGAACGGGATTTCATGTTGCTGGCACCGGCCTGCATCGAAACATTGCAAAGCAGTAATGCTGATCTGGCGCAATTATTGGATCAGGCACTGCAACAAAAACGTCAGCAGGCATTAAAAATCTGGTGGAACGCCTGGTTTGCGGAGGCTGAGTGGCAAGCGTATATTTCCGGCAGTCGAGATTTGATGGAGCTGGGCGGGGCGACACCGGGTCATATTCGACCGGGATTGGTAGCGTTAGATTATGCATTGGATCAGGGAGCTAACTGGCAACAGCAGGCCTATGACTATTCCGATTCTGATATGGAGCAGCAACTGCAGCAGTTACATCTGGCTGAATCGTTAAGTCGTTGGCGCAACAGTCTGAGAGTTATGACGCTGAGCTTATACCGTGTTGCCTCGATGCTTGAGCAGAGTCAGCAAAAGAAAACTCTGTGTAGCGACGGTGTTGAGAAGAAACAGGCTGAATATTTGCGTAATGTTTTTAATCAGTTTTATGTGGCTCAGATTCAGCCGTACCTGGGTCGTATTTATAATTTCGGTAACGAACTATGGCCGCGATTAAATGCGGTTAAATCATTAGCAAAAGAACTCAATAGCGAGCAGACGGCTCACCCATTATTTTTGTTATGGTACGAGTCGCTGAAGCTTGAGAAACAGCAGTTTGAGCAAATGAATCTTCGCCATGTTAAGGCCTGGCAGACCTTGCTGGAGGAGTGTGGCCAGTCACCGGGCCGCAATGACGCAAAGTAA
- a CDS encoding isochorismatase family protein: protein MLEIDNTGLILVDVQGKLADQMVDAPQLFQRLRTLISGADLLQIPIVWLEQLPEKLGETREEIRDLLTGKPLIKKTFSGLDDRDIVARIQQYERSHWLVAGIEAHICVYQTAAQLLEQNYQVQLVTDAVSSRTEANRNLAIGTLETLGAQLTSVEMALFELQRIAEGERFKQLIKLIK, encoded by the coding sequence ATGCTGGAAATCGATAATACAGGTTTAATCCTGGTGGATGTTCAGGGCAAACTGGCCGATCAGATGGTCGATGCTCCACAATTATTTCAGCGCTTACGCACCCTCATTTCCGGTGCTGACTTACTGCAGATTCCGATTGTCTGGCTGGAACAATTGCCAGAGAAACTGGGTGAAACTCGCGAAGAAATTCGAGATTTATTGACAGGAAAGCCGTTGATTAAAAAAACATTCTCCGGTTTAGATGACCGCGACATTGTTGCTCGGATACAGCAATACGAGCGCAGCCACTGGCTAGTCGCCGGCATCGAGGCTCATATTTGTGTGTATCAGACCGCCGCTCAGTTGTTGGAGCAGAATTATCAGGTACAGCTGGTGACTGATGCGGTCAGCTCTCGCACCGAAGCAAACAGAAATCTCGCCATCGGTACACTGGAAACGCTGGGTGCACAGTTAACCTCGGTAGAGATGGCTTTGTTCGAATTGCAGCGCATCGCCGAAGGCGAGCGCTTTAAACAACTCATTAAACTGATCAAATAG